A section of the Pan paniscus chromosome 11, NHGRI_mPanPan1-v2.0_pri, whole genome shotgun sequence genome encodes:
- the LOC100975397 gene encoding LOW QUALITY PROTEIN: putative spermatogenesis-associated protein 31C2 (The sequence of the model RefSeq protein was modified relative to this genomic sequence to represent the inferred CDS: inserted 2 bases in 2 codons; substituted 3 bases at 3 genomic stop codons) has protein sequence MPRAQLLESNAPIHMENLPFPLKLLSASSLNTPSSTPWVLDIFLTLVFALGFFFLLLPYFSYLRCEDPPSPSPGKRKCHLVSPHHLVSPRHRVSQCPVGQRGRPRGRMKNHSLRACRECPRGLEETWDLLSQLQSLLGTHLDKGDFGQLSGPDPPGEVGKRAPDGASRSSREPMEDAAPIIYPLASPDPRIKHPQDLASTPSPGPMTTSVSSLSASQPPEPSLLLEHPSPKPPALFSHPPHTPDPLACSPPPPKDFTAPPLWDSTLITPSHCDSVALPLGTVPQSLSPHEDLAASVPAISGLGSSNSQVSAFSWWQETTRTWCVFNSSVXQDHLSRHPPETCQMEAGSPFLLSSDGQNVVGIQVTERAKVNIWEEKENDGSFTNQMTPEKHLNSLGNLVKSLDAEQDTTTPKSFWNKRENLKELPSPQKFSDPRLLQESFQKNYSQLFWGLPSLYRESLVANAWVTDWSCTLQSPPFFNQISNVCPIQRETTMSPLLFQAQPLSHLGPESQPFISSTPQFWPTPMAQAEAQAHLQSSFPVPSPTFPSPIKNTGVACPASQNKVQALSLSETQHPEWPLLRKQLEGGLALPSRVQKSQDVFSVSTPNLPQESLTSILPENFPVSPELRRQLEQHTGQPGRIQESLDLMQLQDESPGTSQAKGKPRPWQSSMSTGESSKETQKVKLQLERDPCPHLGQILGETPQNLSRGMESFPGKVLGATSEESERNLRKPLRSDSGSDLLRCTERNHIENILKAHMGRKLGQINEGLIPVXVRRSWLAVNQAFPMSNTHMKTNNLAPLKSGKACVNTAQVLSFLEPCTQQVLGAHIVRFWXHRWGLPLRVLKPIQCLKLEKILSLCSTQLAGPSSATCESGAGSKVEVATFLREPPMASLRKQVLTKASVHMPESLQASSPACKQFQRAPXGIPSWNDHGSLKAPTAGQEGRWPSKPLTYSLTGSTQQSRSLGAQSSKARETREAEPQPRVPLATCMMANLQATSEDVHGFEAPGASKSSLLPRMSVSQDPRKLCLMEEVVSEFEPGMAMKSETQPQVSAAVVLLPDGQASVLPHASENLASQVPQRHLQSMPTGNMQASQGLCDLMAARRSNLRHKEPRNPNCQGSCKSQSPMFPPTHKSENSRKPNLEKHEEMYQGLRTPQLTPGRKTEDTRQNEGVQLLPSKKQPPSISHFRENIKQLFQRVFSKKKRKPAPVTAESHKTVKNRSCVHSSSAEVQELMTSVGQMLEEKMSLCHECHASKVNQQRQQFQAPVCGFPCNHRHPFYSEHIRMLNYAASSQQATPKSQSCPNRDRQIRDQQPLKSVWCNNEQWGLXHPQLLLPKKAVSPVSPPQHGPKIPGASSHHHHCPRHCLLRGGI, from the exons CCTCCTGGGGACACACCTTGACAAAGGTGACTTTGGTCAGCTCTCTGGTCCAGACCCCCCAGGTGAGGTGGGCAAAAGAGCACCTGATGGAGCCTCCCGGTCCTCTCGTGAGCCTATGGAAGATGCTGCTCCCATTATCTACCCGTTAGCTTCCCCAGATCCTCGAATCAAGCATCCTCAGGATCTGGCTTCCACCCCATCACCAGGCCCAATGaccacctcagtctcctcccTAAGTGCCTCCCAGCCACCAGAACCTTCCCTTCTCCTAGAACACCCCTCACCCAAGCCACCTGCACTTTTCTctcacccaccacacaccccTGATCCTCTGGCctgctctcctcctcctccaaaagACTTCACTGCTCCTCCCCTGTGGGACTCCACTCTGATAACTCCATCTCACTGTGACTCAGTGGCACTTCCATTGGGCACCGTCCCTCAAAGCTTGTCTCCACATGAGGATTTGGCGGCTTCTGTCCCAGCCATCTCAGGCCTTGGCAGCTCAAACAGTCAAGTTTCTGCCTTCTCCTGGTGGCAGGAGACTACCAGAACCTGGTGCGTCTTCAATTCATCAGTCTAGCAAGATCATCTTTCCCGCCACCCACCAGAGACCTGTCAGATGGAAGCTGGTAGCCCGTTTTTGCTCAGCTCTGATGGCCAGAATGTCGTGGGGATACAAGTCACAGAAAGAGCCAAGGTCAacatttgggaagaaaaagaaaatgatggatCATTTACAAACCAAATGACCCCAGAAAAGCACTTAAATTCTTTGGGGAATTTGGTTAAATCATTGGATGCTGAGCAGGACACCACAACCCCAAAATCCTTCTGGAACAAGAGAGAGAACTTGAAAGAACTGCCCAGTCCTCAGAAGTTCTCGGATCCTAGGCTTTTGCAGGAAAGTTTTCAGAAGAATTACAGCCAGCTTTTCTGGGGCCTCCCCTCTCTGTACAGAGAATCCCTGGTGGCTAATGCCTGGGTCACTGACTGGTCTTGCACTTTGCAGTCTCCTCCTTTCTTCAATCAAATTTCCAATGTCTGCCCAATTCAAAGGGAGACTACAATGTCCCCACTGCTTTTCCAGGCCCAGCCCCTGTCCCATCTGGGGCCTGAGTCCCAACCCTTTATTTCATCCACACCCCAATTCTGGCCCACACCTATGGCTCAGGCTGAGGCTCAGGCCCATCTTCAATCCTCTTTCCCAGTCCCATCTCCTACTTTTCCATCCCCGATTAAGAACACTGGAGTAGCTTGCCCTGCGTCACAAAATAAAGTGCAAGCTCTCTCCCTATCTGAAACTCAGCACCCTGAATGGCCTTTGTTGAGGAAGCAACTTGAAGGTGGGTTGGCTTTACCCTCTAGGGTCCAAAAATCTCAGGACGTCTTTAGTGTCTCCACTCCTAACCTTCCCCAGGAAAGCTTGACATCCATTCTGCCTGAGAACTTTCCAGTCAGTCCTGAACTCCGGAGACAACTGGAGCAACACACGGGGCAACCTGGAAGGATCCAAGAGTCTCTGGATCTGATGCAGCTTCAGGATGAATCTCCAGGGACAAGTCAGGCCAAGGGCAAGCCCAGGCCCTGGCAGTCCTCCATGTCCACAGGCGAAAGCAGCAAGGAGACACAGAAGGTGAAGCTCCAGCTAGAGAGGGACCCGTGCCCACATCTGGGGCAAATTCTGGGTGAGACCCCACAAAATCTATCCAGGGGCATGGAAAGCTTCCCAGGGAAGGTTCTGGGGGCGACCTCTGAGGAGTCAGAAAGGAACTTGAGGAAGCCCTTGAGGAGTGACTCGGGAAGTGATTTATTAAGATGCACAGAGAGGAATCATATAGAAAACATCCTGAAAGCCCACATGGGCAGGAAGTTGGGCCAGATCAACGAGGGCTTGATCCCCG ATGTGCGTCGATCCTGGCTTGCTGTCAACCAGGCTTTTCCCATGTCCAACACCCACATGAAAACCAACAATCTAGCTCCCCTGAAAAGTGGGAAAGCCTGTGTGAACACAGCCCAGGTGCTTTCCTTCCTTGAGCCGTGTACTCAGCAGGTGCTGGGAGCCCATATTGTGAGGTTTT GCCACAGGTGGGGTCTACCCCTCAGGGTCCTCAAGCCTATTCAGTGCCTTAAACTGGAAAAGATTTTGTCCTTGTGCAGTACACAGCTTGCTGGTCCCTCCTCAGCCACCTGTGAATCTGGGGCTGGCTCAAAAGTTGAGGTGGCCACGTTCCTTAGAGAGCCACCAATGGCAAGTCTGAGAAAGCAGGTGCTGACCAAAGCATCTGTTCATATGCCAGAGAGTCTTCAGGCCTCCTCACCTGCATGTAAGCAGTTCCAGAGGGCCCCATGAGGGATCCCATCTTGGAATGATCATGGGTCCTTGAAGGCTCCTACAGCTGGACAGGAGGGCAGGTGGCCATCTAAGCCCCTCACGTACAGCCTCACAGGCAGCACCCAGCAGAGCAGGAGCTTAGGAGCCCAATCTTCGAAGGCTAGAgagaccagggaggcagagccacAACCCAGAGTCCCCTTGGCAACCTGTATGATGGCAAACCTCCAAGCCACAAGTGAGGATGTCCATGGTTTCGAGGCTCCAGGGGCCAGCAAAAGCTCTCTACTCCCTAGAATGTCTGTCTCCCAAGATCCAAGAAAGCTGTGTCTTATGGAGGAGGTTGTTAGTGAATTTGAGCCTGGAATGGCCATGAAGTCAGAGACCCAGCCTCAAGTTTCTGCCGCTGTTGTGCTCCTTCCAGATGGGCAAGCATCTGTTCTGCCCCATGCTTCAGAGAATTTGGCTTCTCAAGTGCCCCAGCGCCATCTCCAGAGCATGCCTACTGGGAACATGCAGGCTTCCCAGGGGCTATGTGACCTCATGGCAGCCAGAAGGAGCAACCTGAGGCACAAGGAGCCCAGGAACCCAAACTGTCAAGGCTCATGCAAGAGCCAAAGCCCAATGTTTCCCCCTACTCACAAGAGTGAGAACTCTAGGAAGCCCAACttagaaaaacatgaagaaatgtaTCAAGGATTGAGGACTCCTCAACTTACCCCAGGCAGGAAGACAGAAGACACCCGTCAGAATGAAGGCGTCCAGCTACTGCCATCAAAGAAACAGCCTCCTTCAATAAGCCACTTTAGAGAAAACATCAAGCAACTTTTTCAGAGggttttttcaaagaaaaaaaggaagccagCACCAGTCACTGCCGAGAGCcataaaacagtaaaaaacaGATCATGTGTGCACAGCAGCAGTGCTGAAGTGCAGGAGCTCATGACATCAGTTGGACAGATGCTGGAGGAGAAAATGTCACTTTGCCATGAGTGCCATGCCTCGAAGGTAAATCAGCAAAGACAGCAGTTTCAAGCCCCAGTCTGTGGGTTTCCCTGCAACCACAGGCACCCCTTCTACTCAGAACACATCAGAATGCTGAACTATGCAGCCAGCAGTCAACAAGCCACTCCCAAGAGCCAGAGTTGTCCCAACAGAGACAGGCAAATCAGAGATCAGCAGCCCTTGAAAAGTGTCTGGTGCAACAATGAGCAATGGGGCCTGTGACATCCCCAACTCTTGCTCCCCAAGAAAGCTGTATCCCCAGTCAGTCCCCCTCAGCATGGGCCAAAAATACCCGGTGCCTCCagccaccatcaccactgtccaaGGCACTGTCTTCTTCGGGGAGGTATCTAA